Proteins encoded in a region of the Quercus lobata isolate SW786 chromosome 8, ValleyOak3.0 Primary Assembly, whole genome shotgun sequence genome:
- the LOC115958545 gene encoding uncharacterized protein LOC115958545 isoform X3: MILLHLRCYPAYPTPPKLSQELSKNPTTYPSSSVLLCSSECKLKLSSKASFQCSCTEKENTHEASSQGFSALSTDIPWDSGSIWSTMAFYMFILHIPLSFGGLSVVAKILREPHLDPQTEILSLLAVQILELIGTLFLLQWTAKPQYKFINFFKANKLSKERNWLLAAVLGCGFLFLLVFITSILADRLIGPKAVNNPVLKEILLSSNISKATCFLVYCITTPLLEEAVYRGFLLRSISATMKWQRAIFISSVIFSAAHFSVMKLDL; encoded by the exons ATGATATTATTACACTTACGATGCTATCCTGCTTATCCTACACCACCTAAATTGAGCCAAGAGCTTAGCAAAAACCCAACTACATATCCATCTTCAAGTGTTCTTCTCTGTTCCTCGGAATGCAAACTCAAGCTAAGCTCCAAAGCTTCTTTCCAGTGTTCTTGCACCGAAAAGGAGAACACCCATGAAGCCTCTTCTCAG GGCTTCTCGGCACTGTCAACAGATATTCCATGGGATAGTGGGAGTATATGGAGCACCATGgctttttatatgtttattttgcACATTCCTTTGAGTTTTGGAGGGTTGTCTGTGGTTGCTAAGATTTTGCGTGAACCTCATCTTGATCCACAGACTGAA ATATTATCACTGCTTGCAGTTCAAATTCTAGAGCTCATTGGGACTCTGTTTCTACTACAGTGGACTGCTAAGCCacaatataagtttataaactTCTTTAAAGCTAACAAGTTATCGAAAGAGCGGAACTGGTTGTTGGCAGCAGTACTAGGATGTGGGTTTCTGTTTCTGTTGGTTTTCATTACATCAATCCTTGCCGACAGATTGATTGGGCCCAAG GCTGTGAACAACCCTGTATTGAAGGAGATCCTCCTAAGCAGCAACATTTCAAAAGCAACTTGTTTCCTTGTTTACTGTATTACAACTCCCCTTTTGGAAGAAGCTGTTTACAGAGGGTTTCTGTTGAGATCAATTTCAGCCACAATGAAATGGCAGCGAGCAATCTTCATAAGCTCAGTCATCTTTAGTGCAGCTCACTTTTCCG TTATGAAATTGGACCTGTAA
- the LOC115958545 gene encoding uncharacterized protein LOC115958545 isoform X5, translating to MILLHLRCYPAYPTPPKLSQELSKNPTTYPSSSVLLCSSECKLKLSSKASFQCSCTEKENTHEASSQILSLLAVQILELIGTLFLLQWTAKPQYKFINFFKANKLSKERNWLLAAVLGCGFLFLLVFITSILADRLIGPKAVNNPVLKEILLSSNISKATCFLVYCITTPLLEEAVYRGFLLRSISATMKWQRAIFISSVIFSAAHFSGENSLQLFIIGCVLGCSYCWTGNLSSSILIHSLYNAMTLLLTFLS from the exons ATGATATTATTACACTTACGATGCTATCCTGCTTATCCTACACCACCTAAATTGAGCCAAGAGCTTAGCAAAAACCCAACTACATATCCATCTTCAAGTGTTCTTCTCTGTTCCTCGGAATGCAAACTCAAGCTAAGCTCCAAAGCTTCTTTCCAGTGTTCTTGCACCGAAAAGGAGAACACCCATGAAGCCTCTTCTCAG ATATTATCACTGCTTGCAGTTCAAATTCTAGAGCTCATTGGGACTCTGTTTCTACTACAGTGGACTGCTAAGCCacaatataagtttataaactTCTTTAAAGCTAACAAGTTATCGAAAGAGCGGAACTGGTTGTTGGCAGCAGTACTAGGATGTGGGTTTCTGTTTCTGTTGGTTTTCATTACATCAATCCTTGCCGACAGATTGATTGGGCCCAAG GCTGTGAACAACCCTGTATTGAAGGAGATCCTCCTAAGCAGCAACATTTCAAAAGCAACTTGTTTCCTTGTTTACTGTATTACAACTCCCCTTTTGGAAGAAGCTGTTTACAGAGGGTTTCTGTTGAGATCAATTTCAGCCACAATGAAATGGCAGCGAGCAATCTTCATAAGCTCAGTCATCTTTAGTGCAGCTCACTTTTCCGGTGAGAACTCTTTACAGTTATTCATCATTGGGTGTGTCCTTGGATGTTCTTATTGCTGGACTGGAAATTTAAGTTCCTCCATTTTAATACATTCACTGTACAATGCCATGACACTATTATTAACATTTTTGTCCTAA
- the LOC115958545 gene encoding uncharacterized protein LOC115958545 isoform X4, which yields MILLHLRCYPAYPTPPKLSQELSKNPTTYPSSSVLLCSSECKLKLSSKASFQCSCTEKENTHEASSQGFSALSTDIPWDSGSIWSTMAFYMFILHIPLSFGGLSVVAKILREPHLDPQTEILSLLAVQILELIGTLFLLQWTAKPQYKFINFFKANKLSKERNWLLAAVLGCGFLFLLVFITSILADRLIGPKAVNNPVLKEILLSSNISKATCFLVYCITTPLLEEAVYRGFLLRSISATMKWQRAIFISSVIFSAAHFSVTPKAT from the exons ATGATATTATTACACTTACGATGCTATCCTGCTTATCCTACACCACCTAAATTGAGCCAAGAGCTTAGCAAAAACCCAACTACATATCCATCTTCAAGTGTTCTTCTCTGTTCCTCGGAATGCAAACTCAAGCTAAGCTCCAAAGCTTCTTTCCAGTGTTCTTGCACCGAAAAGGAGAACACCCATGAAGCCTCTTCTCAG GGCTTCTCGGCACTGTCAACAGATATTCCATGGGATAGTGGGAGTATATGGAGCACCATGgctttttatatgtttattttgcACATTCCTTTGAGTTTTGGAGGGTTGTCTGTGGTTGCTAAGATTTTGCGTGAACCTCATCTTGATCCACAGACTGAA ATATTATCACTGCTTGCAGTTCAAATTCTAGAGCTCATTGGGACTCTGTTTCTACTACAGTGGACTGCTAAGCCacaatataagtttataaactTCTTTAAAGCTAACAAGTTATCGAAAGAGCGGAACTGGTTGTTGGCAGCAGTACTAGGATGTGGGTTTCTGTTTCTGTTGGTTTTCATTACATCAATCCTTGCCGACAGATTGATTGGGCCCAAG GCTGTGAACAACCCTGTATTGAAGGAGATCCTCCTAAGCAGCAACATTTCAAAAGCAACTTGTTTCCTTGTTTACTGTATTACAACTCCCCTTTTGGAAGAAGCTGTTTACAGAGGGTTTCTGTTGAGATCAATTTCAGCCACAATGAAATGGCAGCGAGCAATCTTCATAAGCTCAGTCATCTTTAGTGCAGCTCACTTTTCCG TAACACCAAAAGCAACTTAG
- the LOC115958545 gene encoding uncharacterized protein LOC115958545 isoform X1 — translation MILLHLRCYPAYPTPPKLSQELSKNPTTYPSSSVLLCSSECKLKLSSKASFQCSCTEKENTHEASSQGFSALSTDIPWDSGSIWSTMAFYMFILHIPLSFGGLSVVAKILREPHLDPQTEILSLLAVQILELIGTLFLLQWTAKPQYKFINFFKANKLSKERNWLLAAVLGCGFLFLLVFITSILADRLIGPKAVNNPVLKEILLSSNISKATCFLVYCITTPLLEEAVYRGFLLRSISATMKWQRAIFISSVIFSAAHFSGENSLQLFIIGCVLGCSYCWTGNLSSSILIHSLYNAMTLLLTFLS, via the exons ATGATATTATTACACTTACGATGCTATCCTGCTTATCCTACACCACCTAAATTGAGCCAAGAGCTTAGCAAAAACCCAACTACATATCCATCTTCAAGTGTTCTTCTCTGTTCCTCGGAATGCAAACTCAAGCTAAGCTCCAAAGCTTCTTTCCAGTGTTCTTGCACCGAAAAGGAGAACACCCATGAAGCCTCTTCTCAG GGCTTCTCGGCACTGTCAACAGATATTCCATGGGATAGTGGGAGTATATGGAGCACCATGgctttttatatgtttattttgcACATTCCTTTGAGTTTTGGAGGGTTGTCTGTGGTTGCTAAGATTTTGCGTGAACCTCATCTTGATCCACAGACTGAA ATATTATCACTGCTTGCAGTTCAAATTCTAGAGCTCATTGGGACTCTGTTTCTACTACAGTGGACTGCTAAGCCacaatataagtttataaactTCTTTAAAGCTAACAAGTTATCGAAAGAGCGGAACTGGTTGTTGGCAGCAGTACTAGGATGTGGGTTTCTGTTTCTGTTGGTTTTCATTACATCAATCCTTGCCGACAGATTGATTGGGCCCAAG GCTGTGAACAACCCTGTATTGAAGGAGATCCTCCTAAGCAGCAACATTTCAAAAGCAACTTGTTTCCTTGTTTACTGTATTACAACTCCCCTTTTGGAAGAAGCTGTTTACAGAGGGTTTCTGTTGAGATCAATTTCAGCCACAATGAAATGGCAGCGAGCAATCTTCATAAGCTCAGTCATCTTTAGTGCAGCTCACTTTTCCGGTGAGAACTCTTTACAGTTATTCATCATTGGGTGTGTCCTTGGATGTTCTTATTGCTGGACTGGAAATTTAAGTTCCTCCATTTTAATACATTCACTGTACAATGCCATGACACTATTATTAACATTTTTGTCCTAA
- the LOC115958545 gene encoding uncharacterized protein LOC115958545 isoform X2 has product MILLHLRCYPAYPTPPKLSQELSKNPTTYPSSSVLLCSSECKLKLSSKASFQCSCTEKENTHEASSQGFSALSTDIPWDSGSIWSTMAFYMFILHIPLSFGGLSVVAKILREPHLDPQTEILSLLAVQILELIGTLFLLQWTAKPQYKFINFFKANKLSKERNWLLAAVLGCGFLFLLVFITSILADRLIGPKAVNNPVLKEILLSSNISKATCFLVYCITTPLLEEAVYRGFLLRSISATMKWQRAIFISSVIFSAAHFSAQGFFKPKIFFYSLVFYIPFI; this is encoded by the exons ATGATATTATTACACTTACGATGCTATCCTGCTTATCCTACACCACCTAAATTGAGCCAAGAGCTTAGCAAAAACCCAACTACATATCCATCTTCAAGTGTTCTTCTCTGTTCCTCGGAATGCAAACTCAAGCTAAGCTCCAAAGCTTCTTTCCAGTGTTCTTGCACCGAAAAGGAGAACACCCATGAAGCCTCTTCTCAG GGCTTCTCGGCACTGTCAACAGATATTCCATGGGATAGTGGGAGTATATGGAGCACCATGgctttttatatgtttattttgcACATTCCTTTGAGTTTTGGAGGGTTGTCTGTGGTTGCTAAGATTTTGCGTGAACCTCATCTTGATCCACAGACTGAA ATATTATCACTGCTTGCAGTTCAAATTCTAGAGCTCATTGGGACTCTGTTTCTACTACAGTGGACTGCTAAGCCacaatataagtttataaactTCTTTAAAGCTAACAAGTTATCGAAAGAGCGGAACTGGTTGTTGGCAGCAGTACTAGGATGTGGGTTTCTGTTTCTGTTGGTTTTCATTACATCAATCCTTGCCGACAGATTGATTGGGCCCAAG GCTGTGAACAACCCTGTATTGAAGGAGATCCTCCTAAGCAGCAACATTTCAAAAGCAACTTGTTTCCTTGTTTACTGTATTACAACTCCCCTTTTGGAAGAAGCTGTTTACAGAGGGTTTCTGTTGAGATCAATTTCAGCCACAATGAAATGGCAGCGAGCAATCTTCATAAGCTCAGTCATCTTTAGTGCAGCTCACTTTTCCG CTCAAGGATTCTTCAAACCCAAGATTTTCTTCTACTCATTAGTTTTTTATATTCCTTTTATATAG